In one window of Carcharodon carcharias isolate sCarCar2 chromosome 14, sCarCar2.pri, whole genome shotgun sequence DNA:
- the LOC121287194 gene encoding 1,25-dihydroxyvitamin D(3) 24-hydroxylase, mitochondrial, with product MSQSQTLLCWPSGVACRSYQVLRQGSKLQHSIRISTTGSALAPCEHSSIPGPTNWPVLGSLLEVIRRGGLQKQHKTLVEFHKKFGKIFKMKLGPFESIHIGAPCLLEALYRKESNYPQRLEIKPWKAYRDYRDEAYGLLILEGKDWQRVRSIFQKKLMKPTEVVKLDGKINGVLADFIGRMEMVRDEAGKINDFYQELNKWSFETICLVLYDKRFGLLEQDVVEESLNFIQAVKIMMSTFGKMMVTPVALHKSFNTKTWKDHTEAWDNIFKTAKCHIDGRLHRHSACPANDFLSEIYNGSELSRKELYAAITELQIGGVETTANSLLWVIFNLSRNPKAQDKLNQEIQHVLPKNQAPTAGDIKKMPYLKACLKESMRITPSVPFTSRTLDEETVLGDYLLPKGTILMINSHALGCNEEYFNEGMQFKPERWLQDKHTINPFAHVPFGVGKRMCIGRRLAELQLQLALCWLVPRYKIVATDEDPVETLHSGTLVPNREIPVAFQIR from the exons ATGTCTCAGAGTCAGACCCTCCTTTGCTGGCCATCTGGAGTGGCATGTCGGTCATACCAG GTTTTGAGACAAGGGAGCAAGCTGCAACACAGCATTCGGATTTCTACTACTGGCAGCGCCTTAGCACCGTGTGAGCATAGCTCCATCCCCGGCCCCACCAACTGGCCAGTGCTGGGGAGCCTGCTGGAGGTTATCAGGAGAGGAGGGCTCCAAAAACAACACAAAACACTG GTCGAATTTCACAAGAAATTTGGGAAGATTTTTAAGATGAAATTGGGGCCATTTGAATCCATACACATCGGTGCTCCGTGTCTCCTCGAAGCGCTTTACCGCAAAGAAAGCAATTACCCGCAGCGTCTGGAGATCAAACCGTGGAAGGCTTACCGAGACTATAGAGACGAAGCGTATGGACTGCTCATACT ggaaggaaaagaCTGGCAAAGGGTGAGGAGCATATTTCAAAAAAAGCTGATGAAGCCAACAGAAGTGGTAAAACTGGATGGAAAAATCAACGGG GTTTTAGCAGATTTCATCGGCAGAATGGAGATGGTCCGTGACGAGGCAGGAAAGATTAATGATTTCTACCAGGAACTGAACAAATGGTCCTTTGAAA CAATTTGCTTGGTGTTATATGACAAAAGATTTGGCCTGCTGGAACAAGATGTAGTTGAAGAATCTTTGAACTTCATACAGGCAGTTAAAATT atGATGAGTACATTTGGTAAGATGATGGTGACTCCAGTTGCGCTCCATAAAAGCTTTAATACAAAGACATGGAAAGACCACACAGAAGCTTGGGACAATATTTTCAAAACAG CAAAATGCCACATTGATGGAAGATTGCATAGACACTCAGCCTGTCCGGCCAATGACTTCCTCTCAGAAATCTACAATGGCAGTGAACTATCGAGAAAAGAGCTGTATGCTGCTATCACTGAGCTTCAGATTGGAGGAGTAGAAACG ACTGCCAACAGTTTGCTTTGGGTCATCTTTAATCTGTCACGCAATCCCAAGGCACAAGACAAGCTTAATCAAGAAATACAGCATGTGCTGCCTAAAAACCAGGCCCCAACTGCAGGAGATATTAAGAAAATGCCCTACCTGAAGGCTTGCCTGAAGGAATCTATGAG GATTACTCCTTCCGTGCCCTTCACAAGTCGCACCCTGGATGAAGAAACTGTTCTTGGTGACTATTTGCTACCTAAAGGA ACTATTTTAATGATAAACAGTCATGCATTGGGGTGTAATGAAGAATATTTTAATGAGGGAATGCAGTTCAAACCTGAGCGGTGGCTACAGGATAAGCATACAATCAATCCCTTTGCACATGTGCCATTTGGTGTTGGGAAAAGGATGTGTATAGGCCGGCGGCTGGCTGAGCTACAGTTGCAGTTGGCCCTCTGCTGG TTGGTTCCAAGGTACAAAATAGTAGCTACCGACGAAGATCCTGTGGAAACATTGCATTCTGGAACATTGGTGCCTAATCGTGAAATCCCAGTTGCATTCCAAATACGTTAA